Below is a genomic region from Chloroflexaceae bacterium.
CCGCCGGCAGCGATGAGGGTGATCAGCAGCGCGGGCTGGAGATAGCGGCGCATCCCGGCGAAGAAATCGGCGACCTTCGTGGCGCGGCCATCGGTCACCCGGCAGGCGACGTAGAACAGCCCGGCGTTGGCCAGGCCGACGGGCAGAACTCCCAGCGCCCCGGCCAGCAACGCCGCCAGCGGCGCTCCCTGCGCCAGGGCGCTCAGGGCGAGCGCCCACAGCGGCAGGCTCAGCGTCGCCCAGATCAGGTTGCCGACCAGCAGCAGGAACACCTCGTCGAAGAGGTCGCGCAGAGCCGCGCCGAGCGCCTGAAACGGATTACGCATGTCATCGTGCCGGGCGAGCAATTATCACTTTTGTCATTATACCAGAAGCGCCCGCCCTGCCCGGTTGCGCTGCGCCAGCGCCCATGCTACAATCCGGAAGAATTCACTGTTTCGGGTCCCTCCGCGCCAGCGCACCGGGCCCCTGCGAGGCGACCGGTTCGTCGCGGCAGGTCCTGCATCTGCGTATCCTGCCCGCCTATGGAAGAGCAGACCGTCTCCGGCGATCGCCATTCACTCATCCCCGGGCTCGACCCCGAGGCCACCCCCCTCCTGGGCCTGGGGATCGGCCTCACCGGCCTGGCCCTTGGCCTGCGCCCGCGCCTGGCCCCGCTGCCGCTGGCGCTGACCGCGCTGGCTGCGGCCCTCTACCGCGACCCGGAGCGGACGACCCCTAACGAACCGGGAACGCTGTTTGCCCACGCCGACGGCGTGCTCGCGCGCGTGGAGGAGGTGTACGAGCACCGTTTCATCCACTCGGACTGCCTGCGCCTCGCCGTGGCGATCGCCCCGTTCGACGTGCCGGTTTGCCGCAGCCCGCTCGCGGGAACAGTGCGACTGGTGGAGCATATCAGCGGCGAGCACCGGCCCGCGAGCGACCCTGAGGCGGGCGACCGCAACACCCGCGCCTACATCGGACTCGACACCGAATGGGGGCCAATCCTGGTAGCGCTGGTGGCCGGCCCGGTAGGGCGGCGCATTCTATGCCGGGTGCAGGCAGGCGAGCGGGTCGAAGCCGGCGCGCGCCTGGGCACGGTACGCTTCGGCGCGCGCGCCGATCTCTACGTGCAGCGCGACGCGCTGCACCTGACGCTGTCGCCCGGGCAGCGCCTGGTCGCTGGAGTGACGCGCATCGGCGAGACGGCCCCACTGTAATGACCCTCGACCTTCACGGCCCCGGCGCGCCGTACACCCTGCTCTTCGACGATGACGACGCCTCTGGCCCCGGTCTGCCGGAGGCGTTTCGGGCCATCTACGGCGGCGACTGGCGCCTGCTCGACCCCGCCGACGAGCGCCCGTACATCTACACCAACTTCGTCGTCTCGCACGACGGGCGCATCTCCTTCGACGAGCCGGGGCAATCCAGCGGCGCGCCGGTGAGCCTCAACGCGCCCCACGACACCTGGCTCATGGCCCTGCTACGCTCCCGCGCCGACGCCATCCTCACCGGGGCCGGCACCCTGCGCGCCGCCCTTCGCCACCGCTGGACGCACTGGGCGCCCTTTCCCGCCGACCGCGGGGCCTTCGACGCCCTGCGCGCCATCGAGGGCCGCGCGCCGCTGCCGCTCTTCGTAGTCATCACCGGCAGCGGCGACCTGCCCGCCAGCGCGGCGGCATTGCGCGTGCCGGGCCAGCAGACGCTCATCGCCACCACCGCGGCCGGAGCGGAACGCGC
It encodes:
- a CDS encoding RibD family protein, whose amino-acid sequence is MTLDLHGPGAPYTLLFDDDDASGPGLPEAFRAIYGGDWRLLDPADERPYIYTNFVVSHDGRISFDEPGQSSGAPVSLNAPHDTWLMALLRSRADAILTGAGTLRAALRHRWTHWAPFPADRGAFDALRAIEGRAPLPLFVVITGSGDLPASAAALRVPGQQTLIATTAAGAERARAVLDGLPHLSYHISPGERVDLAGLARHLRQQGVRTLLSEGGAHIYGALIAAGLIDEVFTTSSPVIIGNRAAPARARPSLVEGVAFAPGAAPRLRLVSLRRHGDYLFQRARLSAVPPPPGK
- a CDS encoding phosphatidylserine decarboxylase: MEEQTVSGDRHSLIPGLDPEATPLLGLGIGLTGLALGLRPRLAPLPLALTALAAALYRDPERTTPNEPGTLFAHADGVLARVEEVYEHRFIHSDCLRLAVAIAPFDVPVCRSPLAGTVRLVEHISGEHRPASDPEAGDRNTRAYIGLDTEWGPILVALVAGPVGRRILCRVQAGERVEAGARLGTVRFGARADLYVQRDALHLTLSPGQRLVAGVTRIGETAPL